The Acanthochromis polyacanthus isolate Apoly-LR-REF ecotype Palm Island chromosome 2, KAUST_Apoly_ChrSc, whole genome shotgun sequence genome contains a region encoding:
- the adpgk2 gene encoding ADP-dependent glucokinase — MEGGGTVSWMKYGSFVSLLVVLLALWFRSPQNAELDDRLDTVLSSLLRAERKVGMNNVARPKVAIGFGGCVDLIVDGVSLLNKIGLLPTDQPLHHDYLENAEQLAQSFAYFFAPGAAAERFMLNDTLFTELVEGARDLPGNRWSVGGNAPVMAGRMATEGCDVLLGGSFSPDFTDVLSEHITVAGHVVEEPDIHLILEYPTGANWGHYTSRRANRYIIHSDDHNPYLSSMEEFAAKLENFRPDLLVVGGLQMMDNFPFQSGERDALLSRLADLLSSSSPQIGVHFEMASFVEESIMEDLLHYVIPHADSLGMNEQELPNLLSLLKGSNITVLSDPNPRVATVLDQMREVYRILNQRSKEGSKESHTDRAKSKPLTRLHVHTLAFQAMIVTRGSQWKNTMSATAKASLTANRHVCGSNDIDPSKARLIMDDSFSVSRREGSQRIPLQETRPVSCWHEDDYEICVAPVLVCTDVYQTAGGGDNISAAGLVLQI, encoded by the exons ATGGAGGGGGGAGGAACCGTGTCGTGGATGAAATATGGCTCTTTTGTGTCCTTACTTGTGGTTCTGTTGGCGCTCTGGTTCCGGTCACCCCAGAATGCAGAACTGGACGACCGGCTGGATACCGTCCTGTCCTCGCTGCTCCGGGCGGAGCGGAAAGTCGGGATGAATAACGTCGCCAGACCGAAAGTGGCCATTG GTTTTGGAGGTTGTGTTGACCTGATCGTAGACGGCGTGTCGCTGCTGAATAAGATAGGCCTCCTTCCCACAGACCAGCCCCTGCATCATGACTACTTAGAAAATGCTGAGCAGCTGGCGCAGAGCTTTGCCTACTTCTTTGCACCGGGAGCCGCTGCAGA GCGTTTTATGCTAAATGACACCTTATTCACTGAGCTGGTCGAGGGGGCCCGTGACTTACCTGGAAACAGATGGTCAGTAGGCGGCAACGCTCCAGTGATGGCTGGTCGCATGGCAACCGAGGGTTGTGATGTGTTGCTGGGGGGAAGTTTCAGCCCTGATTTTACTGACGTCCTGTCCGAGCACATTACAG TGGCAGGTCATGTAGTAGAAGAGCCCGACATTCATCTGATCCTGGAGTATCCGACTGGTGCAAACTGGGGCCACTACACCTCACGTAGAGCCAACAG ATATATTATCCACAGTGATGACCATAACCCCTACCTGTCCTCCATGGAGGAGTTTGCTGCAAAGCTGGAAAACTTCAGACCAGATCTGCTGGTGGTCGGTGGTCTGCAAATGATGGACAACTTCCCCTTTCAGTCAG GTGAGCGAGACGCTCTCCTCTCACGCCTGGCAGACCTGTTGTCCTCCTCGTCTCCTCAGATTGGCGTCCATTTTGAGATGGCCAGTTTTGTAGAAGAGAGTATAATGGAAGACCTTCTTCACTATGTCATTCCCCAT gcGGACTCATTAGGGATGAATGAACAGGAACTTCCCAACCTGCTCAGCCTACTCAAAGGCTCCAACATCACAGTGTTGTCAGACCCAAACCCTCGTGTAGCCACCGTCCTCGACCAGATGAGGGAGGTCTATCGCATTTTGAACCAGCGCTCCAAGGAGGGCAGTAAAGAAAGTCACACGGACAGGGCTAAGAGTAAGCCGCTGACCCGACTGCACGTCCACACGCTGGCCTTCCAGGCCATGATTGTGACTCGTGGCTCCCAGTGGAAGAATACAATGTCAGCCACTGCCAAAGCCTCGCTCACAGCAAACCGCCACGTCTGTGGCTCGAATGACATCGATCCCAGTAAGGCGAGGCTCATCATGGACGACTCTTTCTCTGTAAGCCGGCGAGAGGGAAGCCAGCGTATCCCTCTGCAGGAGACCAGGCCCGTCAGCTGCTGGCATGAGGACGACTATGAGATCTGTGTggcaccagttctggtgtgcaCTGATGTTTACCAAACTGCAGGTGGAGGAGacaacatctcagctgctggTCTGGTGCTGCAGATCTAG